Proteins from one Panicum virgatum strain AP13 chromosome 7K, P.virgatum_v5, whole genome shotgun sequence genomic window:
- the LOC120641665 gene encoding uncharacterized protein LOC120641665, which produces MPHRQATQTISPLLSSLLVVWSLSFRHRYRGQTMSSSKSNFFSRAWNRARGKSDVERICKKVFDDLADKDTELLGINSLHVATLMVYNSINKQLVGPHKDPPCLKIVAEKMEEYRAKKGIALTEFQELILMWVEKDLRLVLANKAAIAVLGAPLLAVTAKNAGRRVPRVGDAVEKVPTPLVAAVFSVGLLLLQDVRVSRQRE; this is translated from the exons ATGCCACATAGACAGGCTACCCAAAccatctctcctctcctctcttctctacTCGTCGTGTGGTCGCTCTCCTTCCGCCATCGATACAGAGGGCAGACGATGTCGTCGTCCAAGTCCAACTTCTTCAGCCGCGCCTGGaacagagctcgcg GCAAGTCGGATGTGGAGAGGATCTGCAAGAAGGTCTTCGACGACCTGGCGGACAAGGACACGGAGCTCCTGGGCATCAACTCCCTCCACGTCGCCACCCTGATGGTTTACAA TTCAATCAACAAGCAGTTAGTCGGGCCTCACAAGGACCCTCCCTGCTTGAAGATCGTCGCTGAAAAAATGGAG GAGTACCGCGCGAAGAAAGGGATAGCGTTGACGGAGTTCCAGGAGCTGATCCTCATGTGGGTGGAGAAGGACCTGCGGCTGGTGCTCGCGAACAAGGCCGCCATCGCGGTGCTGggcgcgccgctgctcgccgtgacGGCCAAGAACGCCGGCAGGCGGGTGCCGAGGGTCGGCGACGCCGTGGAGAAGGTGCCGACGCCGCTGGTCGCCGCCGTCTTCTCCGTGGGGCTCCTGCTCCTGCAGGACGTCCGGGTGAGCAGGCAGAGGGAGTGA